Proteins encoded together in one Miscanthus floridulus cultivar M001 chromosome 16, ASM1932011v1, whole genome shotgun sequence window:
- the LOC136513193 gene encoding succinate dehydrogenase subunit 4, mitochondrial-like has product MASRILARSKALTLAAALTRAAADAAPPISGARALSSLPRYPSAPSSHGLGKVLGYESTSDLSGAQALPRWFSSLASNGSQISETYKSGGEMKQSDAQKTSEEATPKVVVFSPLEAAIAKPRSSPLTSESSKVRRSEILTQVTFYMIPALLLVSKNSISTSLLVGAVFHQVYMFHKEILLDYVHHDITRKWALIYFKLLLLVMAKDTIMYFNLF; this is encoded by the exons ATGGCGTCGCGGATCCTGGCCCGATCCAAGGCCCTCACCCTCGCCGCCGCCctcacccgcgccgccgccgacgcagCGCCGCCGATCTCCGGAGCTCGCGCGCTCTCGTCCCTGCCCCGCTACCCGTCCGCCCCGTCGTCCCATGGGCTCGGCAAG GTTCTGGGATATGAATCTACATCTGACCTCAGTGGAGCACAAGCTTTACCTCGTTGGTTTTCCTCTCTAGCATCCAATGGATCTCAG ATCTCTGAGACATACAAGTCAGGTGGTGAAATGAAACAGTCTGATGCACAGAAAACGAGTGAGGAAGCCACACCCAAGGTTGTGGTGTTCAGCCCGCTAGAAGCAGCTATCGCTAAACCTAGAAGTAGTCCCCTGACAAGTGAGAGTTCTAAAGTAAGGCGATCAGAGATATTAACCCAAGTCACCTTTTACATGATCCCAGCTCTGCTTCTTGTCTCCAAGAACAGCATAAGTACCTCTCTTCTGGTCGGCGCGGTGTTCCATCAAGTATACATGTTCCACAAGGAGATTCTTCTGGACTACGTCCACCATGATATCACCAGAAAGTGGGCTTTGATATACTTCAAGCTGCTTTTGCTGGTGATGGCGAAGGACACCATCATGTACTTTAATCTGTTCTAA